In the Egibacteraceae bacterium genome, TTACGAGGTCGGCCGCGGCGACCCGCACGTGCTCCTCCTGCTCGGGCGTGAGCACCGTGGAGGCCGACTCCTCGAGGACCTTCTGGTTGCGGCGCTGGGTCGAGCAGTCGCGCACGCCGGCCGCCCACACCCCGCCGTGGCCATCGGCGATCACCTGCACCTCGATGTGGCGGGCGCCCGTGACCAGCTGCTCCATGAACACCGTCGGGTCACCGAACACCCGGCGGGCCTCGTCCCGCGCCCGCTCGAAGGAGACGTCGAGGTCGGCGGCGTCGCGCACCACGCGGATGCCCCGCCCGCCGCCGCCCGCCGTGGCCTTGACCACCAGGGGGTAGCCGATCCCGGCCGCGTGGCGGCGGGCCTCCTCGACGGACTCGACCGCGCCGCCGCTCCAGGGCGCCACGGGCACGCGGGTCTGCTCGGCGAGCAGCTTAGCCTCGATCTTGTCGCCGAGCCGGCGCATCACCGCCCCGGAGGGCCCGACGAAGGCGACCCCGATCTCCTCGCAGCGCTCGGCGAAGGCGGCGTCCTCGGCCACGAAGCCCCACCCCACCCAGGCGGCGTCCGCGCGGGCCTCCAGCAGGGCGCGAGCGAGCTCGTCGTGGTCGAGGTAGGGGTTGCCGGCCGCCGTCTCGCCCGGCCCCGGCCCGATGCGCACGGCCTCGTCCGCCTGGCGAACGAACATCGCGCTGCGCTCGGCCTCGGTGTGCAGCGCGATGGTCACGAGCCCCTGTGGGTGCTCGTGCTCGAGCTCCCGGACGGCGTGGATCAGTCGCATCGCCGGCTCGCCACGGTTGACGATGGCGATGCGGCGCAGGGACACGGGGGGCGGGGTCATGCTCGTGCAGCCTACCGAGCGGCGGGGAGCATCGGCGAGCCGGGGCCGTGGTCCATCGGGCCTGGCCGGATCCCGCTCCCCGGATCCGGCCCGTCAGGCGGGGTTCAGGCCAGCAAGGAGTGTGACAGCTCGCGCAGCCTGCCGATGCTCGGCGACCCCGGGTCGTGGTCGATCGGTGACGCGCCGGCCCGGTCGGCGGACCGCACCGCGCCGTCCTTGGGGATCACCACGTCGGGATCCACGCCGAGGTGCTCGCGGATGACCGCGAGGTCGTCGGCGGTCTCGATCTTGTTGGCCACCACCACCCGGCGGGTGATGTGCTTGGTCTCGGCCATCTGCAGCAGGCGGCTGGCGACCTCGATCGAGCGCGGGTAGGGCTCCACGACCACGACGAGCGCGTCGATCTGGCTCTCGTCGCCCCGCGCCACCGTCATGACCCCGCCACCGAGGTCGACGAGCACGACGCGTCCTGGCTTGTCCTCTAGTGCGGCGAGCAACTGCCCGGCCGAGAGACCGCCTCACCCAGGCTTGAAGTGGTCGAACTTGCGCACCTGCACGATGCGGATGTTCTCGGTCGCGTCCGCCGCGAAGCGGTCGACGACCTCCTCCATCGACGACGCGATGGCGGGACCGTCGGGCAGCATCGCCTCCCGGGCCCCGACCAGCTCATGGGTGCGCTCCACGCCGAGCCCCAGCGACAACCCGAGGTTGGGGTTGTCGTCGGCGTCGACCGTGAGGACGTCGACGCCCTGCTC is a window encoding:
- a CDS encoding AAA family ATPase — its product is MSKIAVAGKGGSGKTTVAGVLARLWAEQGVDVLTVDADDNPNLGLSLGLGVERTHELVGAREAMLPDGPAIASSMEEVVDRFAADATENIRIVQVRKFDHFKPG